Proteins from one Amycolatopsis benzoatilytica AK 16/65 genomic window:
- a CDS encoding DUF1579 family protein, with amino-acid sequence MEMPAVGTAHEALAALVGDWSGAEDLAAAPWAPAATATATCSYRLALNGFAVLEDYVQTREDGSRMLGHHVFTVDPATGETLWYGFDSYGFPPAGPARGGWHEGTLHLKKHTERGVAAHRITRDGDVLTHEIDVRLGTDSDFRPFLRARYTRSARH; translated from the coding sequence GCCCGCCGTCGGCACCGCGCACGAAGCACTGGCCGCCCTCGTCGGCGACTGGTCCGGCGCCGAAGACCTCGCCGCCGCGCCTTGGGCGCCAGCCGCGACTGCCACCGCGACCTGCAGTTACCGCCTCGCGCTCAACGGCTTCGCGGTACTGGAGGACTACGTCCAGACCCGCGAGGACGGCAGCCGGATGCTGGGCCACCACGTCTTCACCGTCGATCCGGCCACCGGCGAAACGCTCTGGTACGGCTTCGACAGCTACGGATTCCCTCCTGCGGGGCCTGCACGCGGCGGCTGGCATGAAGGGACCCTTCACCTCAAAAAGCACACCGAACGCGGCGTCGCGGCGCACCGGATCACCCGGGACGGCGACGTTCTCACCCATGAGATCGACGTCCGGCTCGGCACCGACAGCGATTTCCGCCCGTTCCTTCGTGCCCGCTACACGCGGAGTGCGCGACACTGA
- a CDS encoding MurT ligase domain-containing protein translates to MSTRLRTRASVAAGRLTAWFSRTARLGRGGVIGGRVTLRLDPSALRRLGRDRTVVMITGTNGKTTTALMLARALEALAEVAHNGDGANMPDGVVAALAAHPDAPYAVLEVDETYVPWVAEQVQPAALVLLNLSRDQLDRVGEVRMMERDLRAAFARLPRTVVVANCDDVLVTSAASAAARPVWVGTGRRWSGDSVSCPRCGGAITHADREWRCAACAFARPEPTWSLDGDLVTTPAGRRVDLDLRLPGEANRANAALALAAAHCVGVPPHTAAARLRTITDIGGRYRTVRRTRHSVRLMLAKNPAGWAETLRVLDEDTPVVVAVNAQEADGRDLSWLWDVHFERLRGRQVVVAGERSADLAVRLCYAEVPHWSVPDPVSAIDTLPPGGVELVANYTAFRDLVDRLPDV, encoded by the coding sequence ATGTCCACTCGTCTGCGCACCCGGGCGTCGGTCGCCGCCGGGCGGCTGACCGCATGGTTCTCCCGTACCGCTCGGCTCGGCCGCGGCGGCGTCATCGGCGGCCGCGTCACCCTCCGTCTCGATCCGTCGGCGCTGCGCCGGCTCGGCAGGGATCGCACCGTCGTGATGATCACTGGCACCAACGGGAAGACCACCACCGCGCTGATGCTCGCCCGCGCGCTCGAAGCGCTGGCCGAGGTCGCGCACAACGGCGACGGCGCGAACATGCCGGACGGTGTGGTCGCCGCGCTGGCCGCCCATCCGGACGCGCCGTACGCGGTGCTGGAAGTCGACGAGACCTACGTTCCGTGGGTGGCCGAGCAGGTGCAGCCGGCCGCGCTGGTGCTGCTCAATCTCAGCCGGGACCAGCTGGATCGCGTCGGCGAGGTGCGGATGATGGAGCGCGATCTGCGCGCCGCGTTCGCCCGGCTGCCCCGTACCGTCGTGGTCGCGAACTGTGACGACGTCCTGGTCACCTCGGCCGCCTCGGCGGCTGCCCGGCCGGTCTGGGTCGGCACCGGACGGCGCTGGTCCGGCGATTCCGTTTCCTGCCCGCGCTGCGGCGGCGCGATCACCCACGCCGACCGCGAGTGGCGGTGCGCGGCCTGCGCGTTCGCCCGGCCGGAGCCGACCTGGTCGCTGGACGGCGACCTGGTCACCACTCCCGCTGGCCGCCGGGTGGATCTCGACCTGCGGCTGCCCGGCGAGGCCAACCGGGCGAACGCCGCGCTCGCGCTCGCCGCGGCGCACTGCGTCGGCGTGCCCCCGCACACGGCTGCCGCACGACTGCGCACGATCACCGACATCGGCGGCCGGTACCGGACGGTTCGCCGCACCCGGCATTCGGTGCGGCTGATGCTGGCGAAGAACCCGGCGGGCTGGGCCGAGACGCTGCGCGTGCTGGACGAAGACACCCCGGTGGTGGTGGCGGTCAACGCGCAGGAGGCGGACGGCCGCGATCTGTCGTGGCTCTGGGACGTGCACTTCGAACGGCTGCGCGGCCGTCAGGTCGTGGTGGCCGGCGAGCGGTCGGCTGATCTCGCGGTCCGCCTCTGCTACGCCGAGGTGCCGCACTGGTCGGTACCGGATCCGGTCAGCGCGATCGACACGCTGCCGCCTGGAGGGGTTGAACTGGTCGCCAACTACACCGCCTTCCGCGATCTGGTGGACCGGTTGCCCGATGTCTGA
- a CDS encoding type 1 glutamine amidotransferase — translation MSDSTVGIGLLLPEVLGTYGDSGNAQVLCKRLQWRGYDAEVVPVSLDSALPSALDLYLIGGGEDMAQVLAADFLRGSPGLRRAADEGAPVFGVCAGLQILGTSFRGVDGVDHPGLGLLDVVTAPAEQRAVAELVVQPDLIDAPLTGFENHQGASVVGPGSSPLGRVVRGTGNGDGTEGAVSGHVLGTYLHGPALARNPDLADLLLSWVLGHSLKPLELAEVDTLRSERLAARRPR, via the coding sequence ATGTCTGATTCGACCGTCGGCATCGGGCTGCTGTTGCCCGAGGTGCTGGGCACGTACGGCGATTCCGGCAACGCGCAGGTGCTCTGCAAGCGGTTGCAATGGCGTGGCTACGACGCCGAGGTAGTGCCGGTCTCGCTCGACTCCGCCCTGCCCTCCGCTTTGGACTTGTACTTGATCGGCGGCGGCGAGGACATGGCGCAGGTACTGGCCGCGGACTTCCTGCGCGGCTCGCCGGGCCTGCGTCGTGCGGCCGACGAGGGCGCTCCGGTCTTCGGGGTGTGCGCCGGCCTGCAGATCCTGGGCACGAGCTTCCGCGGTGTCGACGGCGTCGACCATCCCGGGCTCGGGTTGCTCGATGTCGTCACCGCGCCCGCCGAGCAGCGGGCGGTGGCCGAGCTGGTGGTCCAGCCGGATCTGATCGACGCTCCGCTGACCGGGTTCGAGAACCACCAGGGCGCCAGCGTGGTCGGCCCGGGCAGCTCGCCGCTGGGCCGAGTCGTGCGAGGCACCGGCAACGGCGACGGCACCGAGGGCGCGGTCTCCGGCCACGTTCTCGGCACCTATCTGCACGGTCCGGCGCTCGCGCGCAATCCGGACCTGGCTGACCTGCTGCTCTCCTGGGTGCTCGGGCATTCGTTGAAGCCGCTGGAGCTGGCGGAAGTCGACACGTTGAGGTCGGAGCGGCTGGCTGCGCGCCGCCCGCGATGA
- a CDS encoding fumarylacetoacetate hydrolase family protein: MTAEIVAAAQELLGRTEESGQLTETWPDLDLATAYAIQDEALRLRQERGETVVGVKLGLTSRAKQERMGIAEPLLAWLTDAMVLPAGAPMPRLIHPRAEPELVFVMGERLAGPGVTAATALAAVSRVYGGIEIIDSRYRDYRFTLPDVVADNGSSALFGLGPVGVAPTELDLSLEAALLEVDGQIVDTATGAAVQGHPAEALALAANSLAARGLALEPGWLVLTGGMTDAVDLRPGARVAAHFSHLGSVTITG, from the coding sequence GTGACCGCCGAAATCGTTGCCGCGGCTCAGGAATTGCTCGGCCGCACCGAGGAGAGCGGGCAGCTCACCGAGACTTGGCCGGATCTCGACCTCGCTACGGCCTACGCGATCCAGGACGAAGCCTTGCGATTGCGCCAGGAACGCGGCGAGACGGTCGTCGGGGTGAAGCTCGGGCTCACGTCCCGCGCGAAGCAGGAGCGGATGGGCATCGCAGAACCGCTGCTCGCCTGGCTGACCGACGCGATGGTGTTGCCCGCGGGCGCGCCGATGCCGCGGCTCATCCACCCGCGCGCCGAGCCGGAACTGGTGTTCGTGATGGGCGAGCGGCTGGCCGGTCCGGGGGTCACCGCGGCGACCGCGCTGGCTGCGGTTTCCCGGGTGTACGGCGGGATCGAGATCATCGACAGCCGGTACCGCGATTACCGGTTCACCCTGCCGGACGTCGTCGCGGACAACGGCTCGTCCGCGTTGTTCGGCCTCGGCCCGGTCGGCGTGGCGCCGACCGAACTGGACCTTTCGCTGGAAGCCGCGCTGCTCGAAGTAGACGGTCAGATCGTCGACACCGCGACCGGTGCCGCAGTGCAAGGGCATCCGGCCGAAGCGCTGGCGTTGGCGGCGAACTCGCTGGCCGCGCGCGGCTTGGCACTCGAACCCGGCTGGCTAGTGCTGACCGGCGGGATGACCGACGCCGTCGACCTGCGCCCCGGAGCCCGCGTCGCCGCGCACTTCTCGCACCTGGGTTCGGTGACGATCACCGGTTAG
- a CDS encoding IclR family transcriptional regulator domain-containing protein, with amino-acid sequence MDETRGLDQSGTLERGLAVLEHVGQHQEISTNALARQLGLSRSAAYRIVGTLKRLEYLEADSVTGRVRLGTRLVELGARAMAATDLHRCAPRYLTALAERSGETTYLAVPDNDAMVYVATERSANAVTLTCRLGTRRPQHATSLGKAWLAALPEADRVERVRRMKLDNLTLKTINDPVRLLDELARTRRRGWAVDDLENEPDVGCVAAAVRDHSGRPIAAISVAGPAPRVMRRADELGATVAGTAAALSMRLGYVRNR; translated from the coding sequence GTGGACGAAACGCGTGGTCTAGACCAAAGTGGCACCTTGGAGCGAGGACTCGCGGTGCTCGAACACGTCGGCCAGCACCAGGAGATTTCCACCAATGCGCTGGCCCGGCAGCTGGGGCTGTCGCGCAGCGCGGCGTACCGGATCGTCGGCACACTCAAGCGGCTGGAGTACCTCGAGGCGGACAGCGTCACCGGGCGTGTACGGCTCGGCACCCGGCTGGTCGAACTGGGTGCCCGCGCGATGGCGGCGACCGACCTGCACCGGTGCGCGCCGCGGTACCTCACCGCGCTGGCCGAGCGCTCCGGCGAGACGACCTACCTCGCGGTGCCGGACAACGACGCGATGGTCTACGTCGCCACCGAACGCAGCGCCAACGCGGTCACCCTCACCTGCCGGCTGGGCACCCGCCGTCCGCAGCACGCCACGTCGCTGGGCAAGGCTTGGCTCGCCGCACTGCCGGAGGCGGACCGGGTGGAACGGGTGCGCCGGATGAAGCTCGACAACCTCACCCTCAAGACCATCAACGACCCGGTCCGGCTGCTGGACGAGCTGGCCCGCACCCGCCGCCGCGGCTGGGCGGTGGACGACCTGGAGAACGAGCCGGACGTCGGCTGCGTCGCGGCGGCGGTACGGGACCACTCCGGCCGTCCGATCGCGGCGATCAGCGTGGCCGGGCCCGCCCCGCGGGTGATGCGCCGGGCGGACGAGCTGGGCGCGACGGTGGCCGGTACCGCGGCCGCGTTGTCGATGCGACTGGGGTACGTCCGGAACCGCTGA
- a CDS encoding HAMP domain-containing sensor histidine kinase, translating into MLALALAIATACVVVVLLLDQSLDRSVTESARSTARQVAIQLVRAGARDLSPSDVASTGDTEAVTQVLGSRGTPIASDPAIVGRPALTDARPAPGQEAIETLPLGLDGDGSDYRVVSEGVNGPGGPFTVISARSLEPVTEASTRLTLLLGLISLPLLGIAGFAVYRSVGSALRPVERMRRTVAEISTRDLALRVPLPPGGDEVHRLAVTLNEMLERLRSAQAAQRRFVADASHELRSPLSTISTALDVSSQHPETTTELVPVITRETARLRELVDDLLMLARTDDATDRPARTEVDLDDIVRAEAERVRAEAPVEIEVRAGPAKVRGSEAQLRRAVRNLVDNACVHARERVRIASSVQNGMVLVEVSDDGPGVAEADRERVFERFVRLDESRRRGGAGLGLSIVAGIAARHGGRARYAEVADSRYPGAHFVIELPRIEED; encoded by the coding sequence GTGCTCGCGCTCGCGCTGGCCATCGCGACCGCGTGTGTGGTCGTCGTGCTGCTGCTGGACCAATCGCTCGACCGAAGCGTCACCGAGAGCGCGCGCAGCACCGCACGTCAGGTGGCGATCCAACTGGTGCGCGCGGGAGCGCGAGACCTGTCACCGAGCGACGTCGCGAGCACGGGCGACACCGAAGCGGTCACGCAGGTGCTCGGATCGCGAGGCACGCCTATCGCGAGCGACCCGGCTATCGTCGGCCGTCCGGCTCTCACGGACGCACGCCCCGCGCCGGGGCAAGAAGCCATCGAGACGTTGCCGCTCGGCCTCGACGGGGACGGCAGCGACTACCGCGTGGTCTCAGAAGGCGTGAACGGCCCCGGCGGGCCGTTCACCGTCATCTCGGCACGGTCCCTGGAACCGGTCACTGAAGCGTCTACGCGGCTCACGCTGCTGCTCGGCTTGATCTCGCTGCCTCTGCTCGGTATCGCTGGCTTCGCGGTGTATCGGTCGGTTGGCTCCGCACTGCGTCCGGTCGAGCGGATGCGTCGCACCGTCGCCGAGATCTCGACACGCGACCTCGCCTTGCGCGTACCGCTGCCGCCCGGCGGTGACGAGGTGCATCGGCTCGCTGTCACGCTGAACGAGATGCTCGAACGCCTGCGTTCCGCACAGGCCGCGCAACGCCGCTTTGTCGCCGACGCGAGCCATGAGCTGCGCTCGCCGCTTTCGACGATCAGTACCGCGCTGGACGTGTCGAGCCAGCATCCAGAGACCACCACCGAACTGGTGCCGGTCATTACCCGCGAGACCGCACGGCTGCGGGAACTGGTCGATGACCTGCTGATGCTTGCGCGCACTGACGACGCGACAGACCGTCCCGCGCGCACTGAGGTCGACTTGGACGACATCGTCCGCGCTGAAGCCGAACGCGTGCGCGCCGAAGCGCCAGTGGAGATCGAAGTACGCGCGGGCCCGGCAAAGGTGCGCGGCAGCGAGGCGCAGCTGCGTCGCGCCGTACGTAACCTCGTCGACAACGCGTGCGTACACGCCCGGGAGCGAGTCCGTATTGCGAGTTCGGTGCAGAATGGGATGGTCTTAGTAGAAGTGAGCGATGACGGTCCGGGAGTCGCAGAAGCCGACCGGGAGCGGGTGTTCGAGCGGTTCGTGCGGCTGGACGAGTCGCGCCGGCGCGGCGGGGCCGGGCTGGGCTTGTCGATCGTGGCCGGCATCGCGGCCCGGCACGGCGGCCGTGCCCGGTACGCCGAGGTGGCCGACTCGCGCTATCCCGGCGCGCACTTCGTGATCGAACTGCCCCGGATCGAGGAGGACTGA
- a CDS encoding VOC family protein has translation MAPTETEVAQLAQTRDQLRDKHLHPAAERPATAGRGIHHTALLSSDVERTITFYQDILGFPLTELIENRDYPGSSHFFFDVGNGNAVAFFDLPGLDLGPYAEVLGGLHHLALSLTPENWAGARARLDAAGVEYQEESGTSIYFADPDGARIELIADDLGEMYGSKIG, from the coding sequence ATGGCACCCACCGAGACCGAAGTCGCCCAGCTCGCCCAGACCCGTGACCAGCTGCGGGACAAGCACCTGCACCCCGCGGCGGAGCGCCCGGCGACGGCGGGCCGCGGCATCCACCACACCGCGCTGCTGTCCAGCGACGTCGAGCGGACCATCACCTTCTACCAGGACATTCTCGGCTTCCCGCTCACCGAACTGATCGAAAACCGCGACTACCCGGGGTCGAGCCACTTCTTCTTCGACGTCGGCAACGGCAACGCGGTCGCGTTCTTCGACCTGCCCGGACTCGACCTGGGCCCCTACGCGGAGGTGCTCGGCGGCCTGCACCACCTCGCGCTGTCGCTCACCCCGGAAAACTGGGCGGGCGCCCGCGCCCGGCTCGACGCGGCCGGCGTCGAATACCAGGAAGAGAGCGGAACTTCGATCTACTTCGCTGATCCGGACGGCGCTCGGATCGAGCTGATCGCGGACGACCTCGGCGAGATGTACGGGTCGAAAATCGGCTGA
- a CDS encoding response regulator transcription factor, with protein sequence MRLLIVEDELEFAETLRRGLVAEGFTVNVAHTGADGLWSAMEHDYDAVVLDIMLPELSGYEVLKRLRAAENWTPVLMLTAKDGEYDEADAFDLGADDYLSKPFSFVVLLARLRALLRRGAPARPAVLTAGDLQLDPAARTVHRGETRIELTAREFGLLEFLLRRQGAALTKNEILGHVWDAHYEGDENVVEVYVGYLRRKIDTPFGTKTIETVRGVGYRLVG encoded by the coding sequence ATGCGGCTGCTGATCGTGGAGGACGAACTCGAGTTCGCCGAAACCCTTCGCCGTGGCCTGGTCGCCGAGGGGTTCACGGTGAACGTGGCGCACACCGGCGCGGACGGGCTGTGGTCGGCGATGGAGCACGACTACGACGCCGTGGTTCTCGACATCATGCTGCCCGAGCTGTCCGGCTACGAGGTGCTGAAGCGCTTGCGAGCGGCGGAGAACTGGACTCCGGTGCTGATGCTGACCGCGAAGGACGGCGAGTACGACGAGGCGGACGCGTTCGACCTCGGCGCGGACGACTACCTGTCGAAGCCGTTCTCGTTCGTGGTGCTGCTGGCCCGGCTGCGCGCGCTGCTGCGCCGGGGCGCGCCGGCCCGCCCGGCGGTGCTGACCGCGGGCGACCTGCAGCTGGACCCGGCCGCCCGGACCGTCCACAGAGGAGAGACGCGGATCGAGCTCACGGCGCGGGAGTTCGGCCTGCTGGAGTTCCTGCTGCGGCGGCAGGGGGCGGCGTTGACGAAGAACGAGATCCTCGGGCATGTCTGGGACGCGCACTACGAAGGCGACGAGAACGTGGTCGAGGTGTACGTCGGGTACCTGCGCCGGAAGATCGACACGCCGTTCGGGACCAAGACGATCGAGACGGTGCGCGGGGTCGGCTACCGGCTCGTGGGATGA
- a CDS encoding 2-keto-4-pentenoate hydratase, with protein MEPTELQAAAALLTRAYEEHEPIDPLVKTFPDATQEDAYRVQQEQVRAWEAAGDPVRGHKVGLASAAMQRQMGVNQPDFGHLTSSMFLLEHQSIPTARFLQPRIEPEIAFVLGAPLRGPGVTVADAVRAVDFVLPSLEIVDSRIRDWKISIFDTIADNASSGGVILGSSPTGLRDVDLRLAGCTLHVNGRLAATGAGGAVLGSPINALVWLANKVGPLGVTLEPGHVVLPGSMTAAQPVRPGDTVVARMAGLGSVTAVFAPEEEK; from the coding sequence GTGGAACCCACCGAGCTGCAGGCTGCCGCCGCGCTGCTGACCCGCGCGTACGAGGAGCACGAGCCGATCGACCCGCTCGTGAAGACCTTTCCGGACGCGACCCAGGAGGACGCCTACCGCGTGCAGCAGGAGCAGGTGCGCGCCTGGGAAGCAGCCGGCGATCCGGTCCGCGGCCACAAGGTCGGCCTCGCCTCCGCGGCGATGCAGCGCCAGATGGGCGTGAACCAACCCGACTTCGGGCACCTGACCAGCTCGATGTTCCTGCTCGAGCACCAGTCGATCCCGACCGCGCGGTTCCTGCAGCCGAGGATCGAGCCGGAGATCGCGTTCGTGCTCGGCGCACCGCTGCGCGGCCCCGGGGTCACCGTCGCGGACGCGGTCCGTGCGGTCGATTTCGTGCTGCCGTCGCTGGAGATCGTGGACTCGCGGATTCGCGACTGGAAAATCTCGATCTTCGACACCATCGCGGACAACGCGTCCTCCGGCGGCGTCATCCTCGGCAGCAGCCCGACCGGGCTGCGCGACGTCGACCTGCGGCTCGCCGGCTGCACGCTGCACGTCAACGGCAGGCTGGCGGCCACCGGCGCGGGCGGCGCGGTGCTCGGCTCGCCGATCAACGCATTGGTGTGGCTGGCGAACAAGGTCGGCCCGCTCGGCGTGACGCTGGAGCCGGGCCACGTGGTGCTGCCCGGTTCGATGACCGCCGCGCAGCCGGTGCGCCCCGGCGACACGGTCGTCGCGCGGATGGCCGGCTTGGGCAGTGTGACCGCGGTGTTCGCGCCGGAGGAGGAGAAGTGA
- a CDS encoding chloramphenicol phosphotransferase CPT family protein has product MSGHVVFLNGASSAGKSSIAAELLELLPGPYFSLPRDAVNSMRSRARTPEFGTPGFEQVFERTVLGYHRMLAGLAAAGNGVIADHVLRPHWLADCLEVLREQEVTFVGVHCPLPELRRRQRERGDRPSGLAERQFPVVHAHGDYDFECDTSVRSARECALLIADFVAKPGRSGAFNRLRGG; this is encoded by the coding sequence ATGAGCGGTCATGTCGTCTTCCTGAACGGCGCGTCCAGCGCGGGCAAGTCGAGCATCGCGGCTGAGCTGCTGGAACTGCTGCCAGGGCCGTATTTTTCGCTGCCTCGCGACGCGGTCAACAGCATGCGTTCCCGGGCTCGGACACCCGAGTTCGGCACGCCCGGGTTCGAGCAGGTCTTCGAACGGACTGTGCTCGGCTACCACCGGATGCTGGCTGGGCTCGCGGCTGCGGGCAACGGGGTGATCGCGGACCACGTCCTGCGCCCGCATTGGCTCGCGGACTGTCTGGAAGTGTTGCGGGAACAGGAAGTCACCTTCGTCGGCGTGCACTGTCCGCTGCCGGAACTGCGGCGTCGGCAGCGGGAGCGCGGCGACCGGCCGTCCGGGTTGGCCGAGCGGCAGTTTCCCGTGGTGCACGCCCACGGCGACTACGACTTCGAGTGCGACACATCCGTCCGCAGCGCTCGGGAATGCGCATTGCTCATCGCGGACTTCGTGGCGAAACCCGGCCGGTCCGGCGCATTCAACCGACTGCGTGGCGGCTAG
- a CDS encoding CoA-binding protein, which yields MSPEEILGQARTIAVVGLSRVPGKAAHDVPASLQAHGFRIIPVHPSATELLGEKVYRSLEDIPEPVDLVDVFRPAAETPGIARSAVAIGAKALWLQQGIVSAEARQIAEDGGLEYVEDRCTAVVRAVAQISLV from the coding sequence ATGAGTCCCGAAGAGATCTTGGGCCAGGCCCGCACGATCGCGGTGGTCGGGTTGAGCCGCGTGCCCGGCAAGGCCGCGCACGACGTGCCCGCTTCGCTGCAGGCACACGGGTTCCGGATCATCCCAGTGCACCCGTCGGCGACCGAGCTGCTCGGCGAGAAGGTGTACCGGTCGCTGGAAGACATTCCGGAGCCGGTGGATCTGGTGGACGTCTTCCGTCCGGCGGCGGAAACCCCGGGAATCGCCCGGTCCGCGGTCGCGATCGGGGCCAAGGCGTTGTGGCTCCAGCAAGGAATCGTGTCGGCCGAGGCCCGGCAGATCGCCGAAGACGGCGGACTGGAGTACGTGGAGGACCGTTGCACCGCGGTGGTGCGGGCGGTCGCGCAGATTTCCCTGGTCTAG
- a CDS encoding alpha/beta fold hydrolase, translated as MTEQISETGGITLCHESFGDPADPPLLLVMGLAAPMIWWDDEFCAQLAEAGFHVHRFDNRDVGRSGHGTGRANLPLAYVLRSAPYSLADLADDAANLLDALDIERAHLVGASMGGMIVQEFAIRYPHRVRTLTSIMSTTGARNVGLPSPRAALAMLAPGPRTREEYVTQLVRTSKLIGSPGYPFDEEHFRRRAERTYDRGLNPAGVFRHLAAILSARDRTADLRRLAVRALVIHGAADPLVHVSGGRATARALGADLDVVPGMGHDLPREVWPRVIAGIRRIAFANR; from the coding sequence ATGACCGAGCAGATCTCCGAGACCGGCGGCATCACCCTGTGCCACGAATCGTTCGGCGATCCGGCCGACCCGCCGTTGCTGCTGGTGATGGGCCTGGCCGCGCCGATGATCTGGTGGGACGACGAGTTCTGCGCGCAGCTGGCCGAGGCCGGCTTCCACGTGCACCGGTTCGACAACCGCGACGTCGGCCGCTCCGGGCACGGAACCGGCCGGGCGAACCTGCCGCTGGCCTATGTCCTGCGGTCCGCGCCGTACTCGCTCGCCGATCTGGCCGACGACGCCGCCAACCTGCTCGACGCGCTCGACATCGAACGCGCGCACCTGGTCGGCGCTTCGATGGGCGGGATGATCGTGCAGGAGTTCGCGATCCGGTACCCGCACCGGGTCCGGACGCTCACCTCGATCATGTCCACCACCGGCGCGCGCAACGTCGGCTTGCCGAGCCCGCGCGCCGCGCTGGCGATGCTGGCCCCGGGGCCGCGCACCCGCGAGGAGTACGTGACCCAGCTCGTCCGCACGTCGAAGCTGATCGGATCGCCCGGCTATCCGTTCGACGAGGAGCATTTCCGGCGGCGCGCGGAACGCACGTACGACCGCGGCCTCAACCCGGCCGGCGTCTTCCGGCATCTCGCCGCGATCCTGTCGGCCCGCGACCGCACGGCGGATCTGCGTCGGCTTGCCGTGCGCGCCTTGGTGATCCACGGTGCCGCGGACCCGCTGGTGCACGTGTCCGGCGGCCGGGCGACGGCTCGCGCGCTGGGCGCGGATCTCGACGTCGTGCCGGGCATGGGGCACGACCTGCCGCGCGAAGTGTGGCCGCGCGTGATCGCCGGGATCCGGCGGATCGCCTTCGCTAACCGGTGA